One Gelria sp. Kuro-4 DNA segment encodes these proteins:
- the fetB gene encoding iron export ABC transporter permease subunit FetB: MSYLSLTLSLSFVGLAMFISLWQHLKLEKDLLVGTVRAFIQLTAVGYVLKFIFEPAGWQYVTPMLAVMVLVAGQNAARRGEGLPGAFRLATLAIAVAEAVTLGMLVGLGIIPFTPQYVIPISGMVIGNAMVASGLTLNRLRAEVAAQRPGILAALALGGTSRQAAEPALKAAVKAGMIPTVDSMKTVGLVQLPGMMTGQIIAGASPVEAVKYQILVQFMLSASVGITSMLVALLGYRLFFTSTHQLRLPGTIPGR; this comes from the coding sequence ATGTCCTACTTATCCCTTACCTTATCCCTCTCCTTCGTCGGTCTCGCCATGTTCATCTCCCTCTGGCAGCACCTGAAGCTGGAGAAGGACCTCCTGGTGGGTACGGTGCGGGCCTTTATCCAGCTGACTGCGGTGGGTTACGTGCTGAAGTTTATCTTCGAGCCGGCCGGCTGGCAGTACGTCACGCCCATGCTGGCAGTGATGGTGCTCGTGGCAGGCCAGAACGCCGCCCGGCGCGGCGAGGGGCTGCCCGGCGCCTTCCGCCTGGCGACGCTGGCCATTGCCGTGGCCGAAGCCGTAACCTTGGGGATGCTGGTAGGGCTCGGGATCATTCCGTTCACACCGCAGTATGTAATCCCCATCAGCGGCATGGTAATCGGCAACGCCATGGTCGCCTCCGGCCTCACTCTCAACCGGCTGCGGGCGGAGGTGGCGGCCCAACGGCCCGGCATCCTGGCCGCCCTAGCCCTAGGCGGCACCTCCCGCCAGGCGGCAGAGCCCGCCCTCAAAGCGGCGGTCAAGGCCGGCATGATCCCCACCGTGGATTCCATGAAGACGGTAGGCCTGGTGCAGCTGCCGGGCATGATGACCGGTCAGATCATCGCCGGCGCCAGCCCGGTGGAAGCGGTTAAGTACCAGATCCTGGTGCAGTTCATGTTGAGCGCCTCGGTCGGGATCACCAGTATGCTGGTGGCCCTCCTGGGCTACCGCCTCTTTTTTACCTCGACCCACCAGCTACGCCTTCCAGGCACCATCCCCGGCCGTTAG
- a CDS encoding 2-hydroxyacyl-CoA dehydratase subunit D, giving the protein MLLTTCSYIPLEIPLALGIPARRLIAKPAGPQADPYLPRDFCPYARGVLSQVSADEASRAHLGVAVAGSCDAMRRVYDALRHYAPGIRSYYLDVPRTQDQDAVSYYAGVLRSFARELAAGYPGAPPEKEWPERLRQAAEELNFLRRALLTAYPTAEPVPNSSGSGEKPLRACATVTEWVELCLALNEALALPGPSRPHRLQAVEAVLRQRTAPAALRGPAVLLTGSFLLDATVPAAIEATGFSIAAVDSCLGWRSLKVMLPEAEGDIFSRLAAAYLRKPPCPRLLVREARRRWLDALLFTEGKAAKVDGVVYFVPKFCDHGYYESVDVKDRLSEYGLPFLLLEGEYGAGLTAQTRTRLAAFRELLEERRRAQGALEAKEE; this is encoded by the coding sequence TTGCTCTTAACCACGTGCAGCTACATTCCTTTGGAAATCCCGTTGGCCCTGGGCATACCGGCGCGAAGGTTGATCGCTAAGCCCGCCGGCCCCCAGGCCGATCCCTATCTACCCCGGGATTTTTGTCCCTACGCGCGCGGCGTGCTGAGCCAGGTCTCGGCCGATGAGGCGTCTCGCGCGCATCTAGGCGTGGCCGTGGCCGGCTCCTGCGATGCAATGCGGCGGGTTTATGACGCGCTGCGGCACTACGCTCCAGGCATTCGCAGCTATTACCTGGACGTACCCCGGACCCAGGATCAGGATGCCGTTTCCTACTACGCCGGTGTGCTCCGCTCTTTTGCCCGTGAGCTGGCGGCCGGCTACCCCGGCGCTCCGCCGGAAAAGGAATGGCCCGAGCGGCTTCGGCAAGCGGCTGAGGAGCTGAACTTTCTGCGCCGCGCCCTCCTTACAGCCTATCCAACAGCCGAACCTGTTCCGAACAGCTCCGGCAGCGGCGAGAAGCCGCTTCGGGCGTGCGCTACTGTCACTGAGTGGGTAGAGCTCTGCCTCGCGCTGAACGAGGCGCTCGCGCTCCCGGGCCCCAGCCGGCCCCACCGGCTGCAGGCAGTCGAGGCCGTCCTACGCCAGAGAACCGCGCCGGCGGCGCTGCGGGGGCCGGCGGTGCTCCTTACGGGGAGCTTCCTGCTCGATGCTACAGTACCGGCGGCAATCGAGGCCACTGGGTTCAGCATTGCCGCCGTGGACTCCTGCCTGGGTTGGCGAAGCCTAAAGGTGATGCTCCCGGAAGCAGAGGGGGATATCTTTTCCCGCTTGGCTGCAGCCTACCTCAGAAAGCCTCCCTGCCCGCGCCTGCTTGTTCGCGAGGCCCGCCGCCGCTGGCTGGACGCGCTCCTCTTTACAGAGGGGAAGGCGGCCAAGGTCGACGGTGTGGTTTACTTCGTACCAAAATTCTGCGATCACGGGTACTATGAAAGCGTGGATGTCAAGGACCGGCTCTCTGAGTATGGCCTGCCTTTCCTTCTCTTGGAAGGCGAATATGGCGCCGGGCTCACCGCCCAAACGCGCACCCGGCTCGCCGCTTTCCGGGAACTGCTGGAGGAAAGGAGAAGGGCCCAAGGCGCGCTCGAGGCAAAAGAGGAGTGA
- a CDS encoding 2-hydroxyacyl-CoA dehydratase subunit D — translation MKEKKGTIRSGPLSPGGNVRGLQLARMFLTNNLTYFLARLALRPLGRRLRPYQEAAVQGILAELHAAYSGEKPVIFASAFVPTELIYGLGAIPVLPEVWSGFAAAAGFGAPAVTASEAAGYSQDLCSFHRCSLGLENLELLPKPAAVIVSSHLCDGGRRSLYRHSRSFGCPFYVLDVPYAATPDGAAWLAHQIERTARDLVLKVPGLSLAGLPGALAAANRARTEYLAVCRLRRERPAPWAGSEALNYVAVFLSGWGSSWLPEFYAQLRCHLEEAIRRRAFPVPQERHRLLWLNLRPYYATPIFTYLEKECNTSTAFEEYSHLYWPAHTPEAWAESLAAKLVAHFGWGPIERRLATVWSLVQEYGIDGVVQFNQWGCRQSNGGGRFLADFLRARGIPFLELAGDGVDGRSSGAAQQLTRIAAFVELLEARNTLPPGRRIEAITRQNEVHDHAGSRH, via the coding sequence ATGAAAGAGAAGAAAGGAACAATAAGATCCGGCCCCCTCTCTCCCGGAGGCAACGTACGCGGTCTGCAGCTCGCTCGCATGTTCCTCACAAATAACCTGACGTATTTCCTGGCCCGCCTGGCCCTCAGGCCGCTCGGGCGTCGGCTCCGGCCCTACCAGGAAGCGGCGGTCCAGGGTATCCTTGCGGAACTCCATGCCGCTTATTCCGGGGAGAAGCCCGTAATCTTTGCCAGTGCCTTCGTACCAACGGAGCTCATCTACGGGCTCGGCGCCATCCCCGTTCTGCCTGAAGTGTGGAGCGGTTTCGCCGCGGCGGCCGGGTTCGGTGCGCCGGCGGTAACCGCTTCCGAGGCGGCCGGTTACTCTCAAGACCTGTGCAGCTTTCACCGCTGCAGCTTGGGGCTGGAAAACCTCGAGCTTCTACCAAAGCCGGCGGCCGTCATTGTTTCGTCGCACCTCTGCGACGGCGGCCGGCGCTCACTCTACCGCCACAGCCGTTCGTTCGGCTGCCCATTCTACGTTCTCGATGTCCCCTATGCCGCGACGCCGGACGGAGCGGCCTGGCTCGCCCACCAGATTGAGCGCACAGCCCGAGATCTGGTGCTGAAGGTGCCCGGGCTCTCCCTCGCCGGCCTGCCGGGGGCACTCGCAGCCGCCAACCGCGCCCGCACCGAGTATCTGGCCGTCTGCCGGCTCAGGCGCGAGCGGCCCGCACCCTGGGCTGGGAGCGAGGCTTTGAACTACGTGGCGGTTTTCCTTTCGGGCTGGGGAAGCAGCTGGCTGCCTGAGTTTTACGCCCAGCTCAGGTGCCACTTGGAGGAAGCCATCCGCCGCCGCGCCTTTCCGGTCCCCCAAGAGCGCCACCGCCTGCTCTGGCTCAATCTTCGCCCCTACTACGCCACCCCGATTTTCACCTACCTGGAAAAGGAGTGCAACACCTCCACAGCCTTCGAAGAATACAGTCACCTCTACTGGCCGGCGCACACCCCCGAAGCCTGGGCGGAAAGCTTAGCCGCCAAGCTCGTGGCCCACTTCGGCTGGGGACCGATCGAGCGGAGGCTGGCAACCGTCTGGTCCCTGGTCCAGGAGTATGGAATAGACGGGGTAGTCCAGTTTAACCAATGGGGCTGCCGGCAGTCTAATGGCGGCGGTCGCTTCTTGGCCGACTTTTTGCGGGCGCGCGGTATTCCTTTTTTGGAGCTGGCGGGCGACGGCGTAGACGGGCGCAGTTCTGGAGCGGCCCAGCAGCTCACCCGCATTGCAGCTTTCGTTGAGTTGCTTGAAGCCCGAAATACGCTGCCGCCGGGTCGACGAATTGAGGCAATCACACGGCAAAACGAGGTGCATGATCATGCTGGTAGCCGGCATTGA
- a CDS encoding acyl-CoA dehydratase activase — protein sequence MLVAGIDSGSTATKVVLLADGRVCAAYTAATGADPQRAAARCLEAALARAGAPAADVKAVVATGYGRERLSQADRTLTEITCHARGAHALVPEARTVIDIGGQDSKVIRLDDAGLLLDFVMNDKCAAGTGRFLEVMANRLEIDLMSFGGEWLRAKAAAKVSSTCTVFAESEVIGLVAAGTPRPVIIRGLCEAVAARIAGMARRAGVVPAVVFTGGVSLNAGVRKSLEQLIGQKIVVPPLSQFMGAYGAALFARDLAQERAEAAGVSH from the coding sequence ATGCTGGTAGCCGGCATTGACTCCGGTTCAACCGCCACCAAAGTGGTGCTCCTTGCCGACGGGCGGGTTTGTGCCGCCTACACTGCCGCCACAGGTGCAGACCCTCAGCGCGCGGCTGCGCGCTGCCTGGAAGCGGCTTTGGCCCGGGCCGGGGCTCCGGCCGCCGACGTAAAAGCCGTGGTGGCCACCGGCTATGGGCGCGAACGCTTGTCCCAAGCCGACCGGACGCTCACAGAGATCACCTGCCATGCTCGAGGCGCTCACGCCCTGGTACCGGAGGCCCGGACCGTGATCGACATCGGCGGACAGGACTCCAAGGTGATCCGCCTCGACGACGCGGGACTGCTGCTCGACTTCGTCATGAACGACAAGTGCGCGGCCGGCACGGGACGTTTCCTCGAGGTTATGGCCAATCGGCTCGAGATTGACCTTATGAGTTTCGGCGGCGAGTGGCTCAGGGCCAAAGCGGCCGCCAAGGTTTCCAGCACGTGTACTGTTTTTGCGGAGTCAGAGGTGATCGGCCTGGTCGCCGCCGGCACACCGCGGCCGGTCATTATTCGCGGGCTGTGCGAAGCCGTGGCCGCGCGCATCGCCGGTATGGCGCGCCGGGCGGGCGTGGTCCCGGCCGTCGTTTTTACCGGCGGGGTAAGCCTGAACGCCGGGGTTAGAAAATCGCTGGAGCAGCTCATCGGGCAAAAAATAGTCGTGCCCCCACTCTCTCAGTTCATGGGGGCGTACGGAGCAGCGCTTTTTGCCAGGGACTTGGCCCAGGAAAGGGCGGAAGCGGCCGGCGTGTCCCATTAG